The following proteins come from a genomic window of Myroides odoratus DSM 2801:
- the feoB gene encoding ferrous iron transport protein B — protein MKRKGTYMTTHSACDLCDLNKAADLKKLGNLSGKYDYAIALAGNPNTGKSTIFNALTGLKQHTGNWPGKTVTRAEGSFLYGDQTYRLVDLPGTYSLMSTSEDEEVARDYILFGEPDVTVVVVDAGRLERHLSLVVQIQEITTKVVVCLNLMDEAKRHGVEIDVRGLSRDLGVPVIPTSARNKEGITDLLHAIDQVATGKFVAQQKNITGISGASRKAVQDIAADLLALDAQLPSVSWIAMRLIQQDASIQTALASGTLSAHITEAQVEPIVVKARKYNEELGLDYSDNVAGAIFTQVSTIVKGRVQVDDNQRAFRVDRLIDRVVTSKLLGFPLMLLMLGGILWLTIIGSNYPSEALSYLLLEQLYPFLKEGAVSLHFPWWLSGFLVDGVYLATAWVIAVMLPPMAIFFPLFTLLEDFGYLPRVAFNLDRIFKGAGAHGKQALTMSMGFGCNAAGVVATRIINSPREKLIAIITNNFSLCNGRWPTQILMATIFIGALAPKYLAPTVSTLAVVGIVVLGIAFTFFTSWMLSKTMLKGESSFFTLELPPYRPPRVWQTVYTSLIDRTLIVLWRAVVFAAPAGAIIWLVCNIDVADKSIALWMIEGLNPFAVLIGLNGVILLAYIVAIPANEIVIPTILMLTAMVLGDATLGEGAGVMFEVSDGEIATILQMAGWTTLTGVNLMLFSLLHNPCSTTIYTIYKETHSVKWTTVASILPIIFGLIVCFTVTQLWHLFS, from the coding sequence ATGAAGAGGAAAGGAACGTATATGACAACACATTCAGCCTGTGACTTATGTGATTTAAATAAAGCTGCTGATTTAAAAAAATTGGGTAATCTATCAGGTAAATACGATTATGCTATTGCACTGGCAGGAAATCCCAATACTGGAAAAAGCACCATATTTAATGCACTAACAGGACTTAAACAACATACAGGAAACTGGCCTGGAAAAACAGTAACCCGAGCAGAAGGAAGTTTCTTATATGGAGACCAAACCTATCGATTGGTCGATTTACCAGGGACGTATTCGTTGATGTCTACTTCAGAAGATGAGGAAGTAGCGCGTGATTATATCTTATTTGGAGAACCGGATGTAACCGTGGTGGTGGTTGATGCAGGTCGATTAGAACGCCATTTGAGTTTGGTTGTTCAAATTCAGGAAATCACAACTAAAGTAGTGGTTTGTCTCAATTTGATGGACGAAGCAAAGCGACATGGAGTGGAGATTGATGTACGTGGACTATCTCGTGACTTAGGAGTTCCTGTTATTCCAACATCAGCCAGAAATAAAGAAGGAATTACCGATCTTCTGCATGCTATTGATCAAGTAGCAACGGGGAAATTTGTAGCACAACAAAAGAATATTACGGGAATATCTGGAGCATCGAGAAAAGCAGTTCAAGATATAGCTGCTGATTTATTGGCTTTGGATGCGCAATTACCAAGTGTATCGTGGATTGCCATGCGTTTGATTCAACAGGATGCTAGTATTCAAACGGCTTTAGCTAGTGGTACTTTATCTGCTCATATTACAGAAGCACAAGTAGAACCAATCGTAGTTAAAGCGCGAAAGTACAACGAAGAATTAGGATTGGATTATTCTGATAATGTAGCAGGGGCAATTTTTACACAGGTTTCAACTATTGTAAAAGGACGTGTCCAAGTGGATGATAATCAGCGAGCGTTTCGAGTGGATCGCTTGATTGATCGCGTAGTAACTAGTAAGCTTTTAGGGTTTCCTTTGATGCTTTTAATGCTCGGTGGAATACTTTGGTTGACGATTATCGGATCCAATTATCCCTCAGAAGCACTGTCTTATCTTTTGTTGGAACAGCTGTATCCCTTTTTAAAAGAAGGAGCCGTGAGTTTGCATTTTCCTTGGTGGTTGAGTGGTTTTCTTGTGGATGGAGTTTACCTAGCAACGGCTTGGGTAATTGCAGTGATGTTACCTCCAATGGCCATCTTCTTTCCGCTGTTTACCTTACTGGAAGATTTTGGTTACCTACCTCGCGTTGCTTTTAATCTCGATCGTATTTTTAAAGGAGCAGGAGCCCATGGTAAACAAGCCTTGACGATGAGTATGGGATTTGGTTGTAATGCTGCAGGGGTAGTGGCAACGCGTATCATCAACAGTCCACGTGAAAAGCTAATTGCGATTATTACCAATAACTTTTCGCTTTGTAATGGACGTTGGCCTACACAAATCTTAATGGCGACTATTTTTATTGGCGCGTTAGCACCTAAATATTTGGCTCCTACTGTTTCTACTTTAGCAGTAGTAGGAATTGTGGTATTGGGAATTGCCTTTACGTTTTTTACTTCATGGATGTTATCCAAAACGATGCTGAAAGGGGAATCTTCTTTCTTTACGTTAGAATTACCCCCATATCGCCCGCCAAGAGTATGGCAGACGGTTTATACCTCTTTGATTGATCGAACGTTAATTGTTCTTTGGCGTGCGGTTGTATTTGCTGCACCTGCAGGGGCAATCATTTGGTTGGTTTGTAATATTGATGTTGCAGATAAAAGTATAGCACTTTGGATGATTGAAGGATTAAATCCTTTTGCCGTTCTGATTGGATTAAATGGCGTGATTTTATTGGCTTATATTGTAGCAATTCCGGCTAATGAAATTGTAATCCCTACGATTTTAATGCTTACAGCTATGGTGCTAGGTGATGCTACGTTAGGGGAAGGAGCAGGGGTGATGTTTGAAGTTTCAGACGGAGAGATTGCCACCATTTTACAAATGGCGGGATGGACAACCTTGACGGGAGTCAATCTGATGCTTTTTAGTTTATTGCACAATCCATGTAGTACAACCATCTACACGATTTATAAAGAAACACATAGTGTCAAATGGACGACAGTTGCCTCAATTTTACCGATTATCTTTGGTTTAATCGTGTGTTTTACTGTTACACAGCTTTGGCATCTATTCAGTTAA
- a CDS encoding FeoA family protein, with amino-acid sequence MNLSDLKLGSKGIIKGIAKDCSKEVHQRFLDLGFVAGAVISVHSISPLKDPVAYSIYNTIISLRKEDAQMVLLEAEN; translated from the coding sequence ATGAATTTATCGGATTTAAAATTAGGAAGTAAAGGCATCATTAAGGGCATCGCTAAAGATTGTTCCAAAGAAGTGCATCAACGATTTCTCGATTTAGGATTTGTAGCTGGAGCTGTTATCTCAGTTCACAGCATTAGCCCATTAAAAGATCCGGTGGCTTATTCTATTTATAATACAATTATTTCTTTGCGCAAAGAGGATGCTCAAATGGTGTTACTTGAAGCAGAGAATTAA